In Mycolicibacterium gadium, the genomic window GCCTGCTCGACAAGCAGGACCAGCAACAAGACACCACGTTGTGAGCATAGTCACGGCATAATCTGGAGTCATTCCAGATTGGCAGACGTTGACTGGAGCATGGGTACACAACGACGCACTGACACAGACGTACACGGATTCCAGGCATCGGCGGAGCTGAGCAAGAACCTCCAGCGGGTCCTGGTCGACCTGATCGAGCTGCACCTGCAGGGCAAGCAGGCACATTGGAACGTCGTCGGTACCAACTTCCGCGACCTACACCTGCAGCTCGACGAGGTCGTTGACTTCGCGCGCGAGGCCAGCGACACCGTGGCGGAGCGAATGCGGGCGCTGTGGGCTGTGCCGGACGGCCGGTCGGATACCGTCACCGCGGGCACCACACTGCCGCAGTTC contains:
- a CDS encoding Dps family protein, with protein sequence MGTQRRTDTDVHGFQASAELSKNLQRVLVDLIELHLQGKQAHWNVVGTNFRDLHLQLDEVVDFAREASDTVAERMRALWAVPDGRSDTVTAGTTLPQFPPYEHSTDEVVDLITDRIYAAVDTLRSVHDAVDAEDPSTADILHQLIDGLEKLAWLIKSENRKV